In Candidatus Contubernalis alkalaceticus, the following proteins share a genomic window:
- a CDS encoding YifB family Mg chelatase-like AAA ATPase translates to MLSKVKSRTILGIDSFPVEVEVDISNGLPAFELVGFAHSTVKESRERVRAAIKNSGFEFPNRRITVNLAPADIRKEAPLFDLPIALGILAATHQMESKELEDLVVIGELSLDGRVKPVKGVLPIALGIIEEDGNRLLVPRENSQEAALTNKIEVLAAGSLQELVSLLRENRESLTVKCQETSKTPKPLEISTFDYSQVKGQYHAKRAMEIAAAGGHNLIMVGSPGSGKTMLAKGFPSILPELTLEESLEVTRIYSISGLLKEKKLLVRERPFRSPHHNISKDTFKLG, encoded by the coding sequence ATGCTTTCAAAAGTCAAGAGCAGGACAATATTAGGAATAGACAGCTTTCCTGTGGAGGTAGAGGTGGATATCTCCAACGGCCTTCCGGCTTTTGAACTGGTAGGATTTGCACATTCTACCGTAAAAGAGTCCCGGGAAAGGGTAAGGGCTGCCATTAAAAATAGCGGCTTTGAATTTCCTAACCGTAGAATAACCGTAAATTTGGCTCCGGCAGACATAAGAAAAGAGGCTCCCCTTTTCGATCTTCCCATAGCTTTAGGAATTTTAGCCGCCACCCATCAGATGGAAAGCAAAGAACTAGAGGACCTGGTTGTAATCGGAGAACTTTCTCTGGATGGTCGGGTTAAACCAGTAAAAGGGGTTCTTCCTATTGCCCTGGGGATTATTGAAGAGGATGGAAATAGATTGTTGGTGCCCCGGGAAAATTCCCAGGAAGCAGCACTGACTAATAAAATTGAGGTTCTGGCCGCCGGCAGCCTGCAGGAGCTGGTGAGTCTCTTAAGAGAGAACAGAGAATCTCTTACGGTTAAATGCCAGGAAACTTCAAAAACACCAAAACCGCTGGAAATATCAACCTTTGATTATTCTCAAGTGAAAGGGCAGTATCATGCCAAAAGGGCCATGGAAATAGCGGCAGCCGGTGGTCATAACTTAATTATGGTAGGTTCTCCCGGCTCTGGAAAGACCATGCTGGCCAAAGGGTTTCCTTCTATCCTACCGGAATTGACATTAGAAGAAAGCCTGGAGGTAACGAGAATTTACAGCATTTCCGGTTTACTCAAAGAAAAAAAGCTGCTGGTAAGAGAAAGACCTTTCAGAAGCCCACACCACAACATTTCTAAAGATACGTTTAAATTAGGGTAG